A section of the Agromyces aurantiacus genome encodes:
- a CDS encoding ABC transporter permease: MTSSLAGAPPAPQTATLDTTVVTSWKATIAYGIFTLVALALAVFAPRPGDTTYRLSLPNDVIQLPELTVPAMPTLWVVVVLLAVATAYSAWLVRSKRRVPLWLTVVFAILFMFGFLTWAGSGASLPMIGLLFGSLSLAVPLIFGSLAGVIGERAGVVNIAIEGQLLAGAFTAAVVCSIVSSSTGQAWLGLIAGTVAAMVSGMLVGMVLAAFAIKYFVDQVIVGVVLNVLVVGLTSFLFSQVLAPNAADLNNTAQRFERLPIPILSEIPIIGPVLFRQTIIVYLMYIAVALVYVGLFHTKWGLRVRAVGEHPQAADTVGINVNRTRFWNVALAGAIAGLGGTFFTIGSGIAFNKEMTAGAGFIALAAVIFGQWDPIKATLAALLFGFASNLQNTLSVIGSPVPSEFMLMLPYVVTIFAVAGFVGRSRAPAADGKPYIKS, translated from the coding sequence GTGACCAGCTCACTCGCCGGTGCGCCCCCGGCCCCCCAGACCGCGACGCTCGACACGACCGTCGTGACGAGCTGGAAGGCGACCATCGCCTACGGAATCTTCACGCTGGTCGCGCTCGCCCTCGCGGTGTTCGCGCCGCGACCGGGTGACACCACCTACCGCCTGTCCCTGCCCAACGACGTGATCCAGCTGCCCGAGCTCACGGTCCCGGCGATGCCGACGCTGTGGGTCGTGGTGGTGCTGCTCGCGGTCGCGACGGCCTACTCGGCGTGGCTGGTCCGATCGAAGCGCCGCGTGCCGCTGTGGCTCACGGTGGTCTTCGCGATCCTGTTCATGTTCGGCTTCCTCACCTGGGCCGGGTCGGGCGCGTCGCTGCCGATGATCGGCCTGCTCTTCGGCTCGCTCAGCCTGGCCGTCCCGCTCATCTTCGGCTCGCTCGCGGGCGTGATCGGCGAGCGCGCCGGCGTCGTCAACATCGCCATCGAGGGCCAGCTGCTCGCCGGAGCGTTCACGGCCGCCGTCGTCTGCTCGATCGTCTCCTCGTCGACGGGCCAGGCCTGGCTCGGCCTCATCGCGGGCACCGTCGCGGCGATGGTCTCGGGCATGCTCGTCGGCATGGTGCTCGCGGCGTTCGCGATCAAGTACTTCGTCGACCAGGTCATCGTCGGCGTCGTGCTCAACGTGCTCGTCGTCGGCCTCACGAGCTTCCTCTTCTCGCAGGTGCTCGCTCCCAACGCGGCCGACCTGAACAACACCGCCCAGCGTTTCGAACGCCTTCCGATCCCGATCCTCAGCGAGATCCCGATCATCGGCCCGGTGCTGTTCCGGCAGACGATCATCGTGTACCTCATGTACATCGCCGTCGCGCTGGTCTACGTCGGCCTCTTCCACACCAAGTGGGGCCTGCGCGTGCGCGCGGTCGGCGAGCACCCGCAGGCGGCCGACACGGTGGGCATCAACGTCAACCGCACCCGGTTCTGGAACGTCGCCCTCGCGGGGGCCATCGCCGGCCTCGGCGGCACGTTCTTCACGATCGGCTCGGGCATCGCCTTCAACAAGGAGATGACCGCGGGCGCGGGCTTCATCGCCCTCGCGGCCGTGATCTTCGGCCAGTGGGACCCGATCAAGGCCACGCTCGCCGCGCTCCTGTTCGGCTTCGCGTCGAACCTGCAGAACACGCTGTCGGTCATCGGCTCGCCCGTGCCGAGCGAGTTCATGCTCATGCTGCCGTACGTCGTGACGATCTTCGCCGTGGCCGGCTTCGTCGGGCGCTCGCGTGCGCCCGCCGCCGACGGCAAGCCGTACATCAAGTCCTGA
- a CDS encoding cytidine deaminase yields MTAQHAIDWDHLREIAREAMAKAYVPYSQFPVGAAAIADDGRVVSGCNVENASYGVTLCAECSLVSALVMSGGGKLTAFTCVDGHGNVLMPCGRCRQLLYEHSAEGMLLETVSGVKTIDEVLPDAFGPRQLAEFRGETA; encoded by the coding sequence ATGACCGCCCAGCACGCGATCGACTGGGACCACCTCCGCGAGATCGCCCGCGAGGCGATGGCGAAGGCGTATGTCCCGTACTCCCAGTTCCCGGTCGGCGCCGCGGCGATCGCCGACGACGGCCGGGTCGTGAGCGGATGCAACGTCGAGAACGCGTCGTACGGCGTCACGCTGTGCGCCGAGTGCTCGCTCGTGTCGGCGCTCGTGATGTCGGGCGGCGGCAAGCTCACGGCCTTCACGTGCGTCGACGGCCACGGCAACGTCCTGATGCCGTGCGGGCGGTGCCGCCAGCTGCTGTACGAGCACTCCGCCGAGGGGATGCTGCTCGAGACCGTCTCGGGCGTGAAGACCATCGACGAGGTGCTGCCCGACGCGTTCGGGCCGCGCCAGCTCGCCGAGTTCCGAGGAGAGACCGCATGA
- a CDS encoding thymidine phosphorylase, whose translation MTTVEAFDAVDLIRTKRDRGELSTAQIDWLVDAYTRGYVADEQMSAMTMAIFLNGMSRREIRDMTMAMIASGERMDFSHLGKPTTDKHSTGGVGDKITLPLMPLVASFGVAVPQLSGRGLGHTGGTLDKLESIPGWRAELTNDEMFAQLRDVGGVICAAGSGLAPADKKLYALRDITGTVEAIPLIASSIMSKKIAEGTGALVLDVKFGSGAFLQDIERSRELARTMVELGEDAGVATSALLTNMNVPLGLTIGNANEVRESVEVLAGGGPADVRELTVALAREMLALAGRPDADVEAALDDGRAMDTWRAAIRAQGGDPDAPLPVAKEQHVVTADRDGVLVRQEALPFGIAAWRLGAGRARKEDPVQHAAGIDLHAKPGDAVRAGEPLFTLHADEPERFARALEAVEGAWTIGDPGDAVEDGGPLIAERIGR comes from the coding sequence ATGACCACCGTCGAAGCGTTCGACGCCGTCGACCTGATCCGCACCAAGCGCGACCGGGGTGAGCTCTCGACCGCGCAGATCGACTGGCTCGTCGACGCCTACACGCGCGGCTACGTCGCCGACGAGCAGATGTCGGCGATGACCATGGCGATCTTCCTGAACGGCATGAGCCGCCGCGAGATCCGCGACATGACGATGGCGATGATCGCGTCGGGGGAGCGGATGGACTTCTCGCACCTCGGCAAGCCGACGACCGACAAGCACTCGACCGGCGGCGTCGGCGACAAGATCACGCTCCCGCTGATGCCGCTCGTCGCGTCCTTCGGCGTGGCCGTGCCGCAGCTCTCGGGCCGCGGGCTCGGTCACACGGGCGGCACGCTCGACAAGCTCGAGTCCATCCCGGGCTGGCGCGCCGAGCTCACCAACGACGAGATGTTCGCACAGCTGCGCGACGTCGGCGGCGTGATCTGCGCCGCCGGCTCCGGGCTCGCGCCGGCCGACAAGAAGCTGTACGCGCTCCGCGACATCACCGGCACCGTCGAGGCCATTCCGCTGATCGCGTCGTCGATCATGTCGAAGAAGATCGCCGAGGGCACCGGCGCGCTCGTCCTCGACGTCAAGTTCGGGTCGGGCGCGTTCCTGCAGGACATCGAGCGTTCGCGCGAGCTCGCGCGCACGATGGTCGAGCTCGGCGAGGATGCGGGGGTCGCGACCTCCGCCCTGCTCACCAACATGAACGTGCCGCTCGGCCTCACGATCGGCAACGCCAACGAGGTCCGCGAGTCGGTCGAGGTGCTCGCCGGCGGCGGCCCCGCCGACGTGCGCGAGCTGACCGTCGCGCTCGCGAGGGAGATGCTCGCGCTCGCGGGCCGTCCCGACGCCGACGTCGAGGCGGCGCTCGACGACGGCCGCGCCATGGACACCTGGCGTGCCGCGATCCGCGCCCAGGGCGGCGACCCCGATGCGCCCCTGCCGGTGGCGAAGGAGCAGCACGTGGTCACGGCCGACCGCGACGGCGTGCTGGTGCGCCAGGAGGCGCTGCCCTTCGGCATCGCCGCGTGGCGGCTCGGCGCCGGCCGTGCGCGCAAGGAGGACCCGGTGCAGCACGCGGCCGGCATCGACCTCCACGCCAAGCCGGGCGACGCCGTGCGCGCGGGCGAGCCGCTCTTCACGCTGCACGCCGACGAGCCGGAGCGGTTCGCGCGCGCCCTCGAGGCCGTCGAGGGCGCCTGGACCATCGGAGACCCGGGCGACGCCGTCGAGGACGGCGGTCCGCTGATCGCCGAGCGCATCGGTCGCTGA
- a CDS encoding adenosine deaminase, protein MDTHATDYRLEGDGTDIRSLPKISLHDHLDGGLRPQTLLELADEIGLEVPASDADALGAWFADQSNSGSLVEYLKTFDLTTAVMQTRDGLTRVAREFVHDLAADGVIYGEVRWAPEQHLTRGLSLDETVEAVQAGLDEGVDDARRQGHRIRVGQLVTAMRHADRGLEIAELAVRHRDRGVVGFDIAGAEAGFPASRHRTAFDYLATRFMPVTVHAGEADGLESIRSALFDGRALRLGHGVRLAEDLTIERQDDENTYVSLGPVAQWVRDREIALETSPSSNLQTGAIAAWGDELVDHPFDLLYQLGFRVTVNTDNRLQSGTSLTRELALLADAFGYDLDDLEVFQLNAAAAAFLPLDDREDLVEQIQDGFDEA, encoded by the coding sequence GTGGACACGCACGCGACCGACTACCGGCTCGAGGGGGACGGCACCGACATCCGGTCGCTGCCCAAGATCTCGTTGCACGATCACCTCGACGGCGGCCTGCGGCCGCAGACCCTCCTCGAACTGGCCGACGAGATCGGGCTCGAGGTGCCGGCGTCCGACGCCGACGCGCTCGGCGCCTGGTTCGCCGACCAGTCCAACTCGGGTTCGCTCGTCGAGTACCTGAAGACCTTCGACCTCACGACCGCGGTCATGCAGACGCGCGACGGCCTCACGCGCGTGGCGCGCGAGTTCGTGCACGACCTGGCTGCCGACGGCGTGATCTACGGCGAGGTGCGGTGGGCACCCGAGCAGCACCTCACGCGCGGGCTCTCGCTCGACGAGACGGTCGAGGCGGTGCAGGCCGGCCTCGACGAGGGCGTCGACGACGCCCGTCGTCAGGGCCACCGCATCCGCGTCGGCCAGCTCGTCACCGCCATGCGCCACGCCGACCGCGGCCTCGAGATCGCCGAGCTCGCCGTCCGGCACCGCGACCGCGGCGTCGTCGGCTTCGACATCGCGGGCGCCGAGGCGGGCTTCCCGGCGAGCCGCCACCGCACGGCCTTCGACTACCTCGCGACGCGCTTCATGCCGGTGACGGTGCACGCGGGCGAGGCCGACGGCCTCGAGTCGATCCGCAGCGCCCTGTTCGATGGCCGTGCCCTGCGCCTGGGCCACGGCGTGCGCCTCGCCGAGGACCTCACGATCGAGCGCCAGGACGACGAGAACACCTACGTCTCCCTCGGCCCGGTCGCCCAGTGGGTGCGCGACCGCGAGATCGCGCTCGAGACCAGCCCGTCGTCGAACCTGCAGACCGGCGCGATCGCCGCGTGGGGCGACGAGCTCGTCGACCACCCCTTCGACCTGCTGTACCAGCTGGGGTTCCGGGTGACCGTCAACACCGACAACCGCCTCCAGTCGGGCACCAGCCTGACCCGCGAGCTCGCGCTGCTCGCCGACGCCTTCGGCTACGACCTCGACGATCTCGAGGTGTTCCAGCTGAACGCGGCCGCGGCCGCGTTCCTGCCGCTCGACGACCGCGAGGACCTCGTCGAGCAGATCCAGGACGGCTTCGACGAGGCCTGA
- a CDS encoding PTS sugar transporter subunit IIA, with the protein MTLPPLPDAAVTLHAEAGDWRAAVREAGRALARSGATREGYADRMIEVLEEFGAYIVIAPGLALAHARPGPDVLRSGLAVVTLAEPVAFGHPHNDPVRVVVGLAVSNAEEHVASVAGLANVFNERTAIDRLAAAASIDDVRAVFDGAGAPSSPGGEEGAGS; encoded by the coding sequence ATGACCCTCCCGCCGCTGCCCGACGCCGCCGTGACCCTCCACGCCGAGGCGGGCGACTGGCGCGCCGCCGTGCGCGAGGCGGGTCGCGCGCTCGCCCGTTCGGGCGCCACGCGCGAGGGCTACGCCGACCGGATGATCGAGGTCCTCGAGGAGTTCGGGGCGTACATCGTGATCGCGCCGGGCCTCGCGCTCGCGCACGCGCGCCCCGGCCCCGACGTGCTCCGCAGCGGCCTCGCCGTCGTCACCCTGGCCGAACCGGTGGCCTTCGGGCACCCGCACAACGACCCGGTGCGAGTCGTCGTGGGCCTGGCGGTCTCGAACGCCGAGGAGCACGTGGCGAGCGTCGCGGGCCTCGCGAACGTGTTCAACGAGCGCACGGCGATCGACCGCCTCGCGGCCGCGGCGTCGATCGACGACGTGCGCGCGGTGTTCGACGGCGCCGGCGCCCCGAGCAGCCCCGGAGGCGAGGAGGGGGCGGGGTCGTGA
- a CDS encoding PTS sugar transporter subunit IIB, with protein sequence MRIVAVCGLGVGTSAILKANAERALARLGLSADVEASDLASVAAAAADAQVVLTSTELADQVRAALGRTWAEIIEVENYFDVDDIGRKLEASLG encoded by the coding sequence GTGAGGATCGTCGCGGTCTGCGGGCTCGGGGTCGGCACCTCGGCCATCCTGAAGGCGAACGCCGAGCGGGCGCTCGCGCGCCTCGGGCTGTCGGCCGACGTCGAGGCGAGCGACCTCGCGAGCGTGGCCGCGGCCGCGGCCGACGCGCAGGTCGTGCTGACCTCGACCGAGCTGGCCGACCAGGTGCGCGCCGCGCTCGGCCGCACCTGGGCCGAGATCATCGAGGTCGAGAACTACTTCGACGTCGACGACATCGGCCGCAAGCTCGAGGCCTCGCTGGGCTGA
- a CDS encoding phospho-sugar mutase has protein sequence MPQATDADRIALAEAWIAQDPDPETREELAAIVAAARAGDAAAAADLADRFDARLAFGTAGLRGEIAAGPNRMNRVLVSQGAAGLAAYLLERADGRTPSVVVGFDGRRNSEAFARDVAEVMAGAGVRAILLPRLLPTPVLAFAVRHLDTSAGVMITASHNPPNDNGMKVYLGGDDAGSQIVAPADAEIAAHILRVAETTTVTQLPRGAVETAPESVVDAYVSETAAIAERPAAQPRVVYTAMHGVGWETMRRVLETAGFDVPALVSAQIEPDGRFPTVAFPNPEEPGAMDLSFAAAREAGADLVIANDPDADRLAIAIPDPGTEEGYRRLTGNEVGLLLGWQVAERAGAEGAGGTLACSIVSSPGLEAIAHAHGLGFASTLTGFKWISRAPGLLFGFEEALGYLVNPATLRDKDGISAGVAFLSLAARLAAEGRTIADRLDELVERFGCFASSQVSIRVTDLSRIAAVMARLRAEPPAAVGGVRVDRIEDLATGVDGLPPSDVLRIRLDGGARVMVRPSGTEPKLKVYIDAAATQGSVAERRAAASDLVARIESGMRELVA, from the coding sequence ATGCCGCAGGCCACCGACGCGGACCGCATCGCACTCGCCGAGGCGTGGATCGCCCAGGACCCCGACCCCGAGACGCGCGAGGAGCTCGCCGCGATCGTGGCGGCCGCCCGCGCGGGCGACGCCGCCGCCGCGGCCGACCTCGCCGACCGCTTCGACGCGCGGCTCGCCTTCGGCACGGCGGGGCTCCGCGGCGAGATCGCCGCGGGGCCGAACCGGATGAACCGGGTGCTCGTGTCGCAGGGCGCCGCGGGCCTCGCCGCCTACCTGCTCGAGCGCGCGGACGGCCGCACGCCCTCGGTCGTCGTCGGCTTCGACGGCCGGCGCAACTCCGAGGCGTTCGCGCGCGACGTGGCCGAGGTCATGGCCGGCGCCGGCGTCCGCGCCATCCTGCTGCCCCGCCTGCTGCCGACCCCGGTGCTCGCCTTCGCCGTGCGCCACCTCGACACGAGCGCCGGCGTCATGATCACGGCCTCGCACAACCCGCCGAACGACAACGGCATGAAGGTCTACCTCGGCGGCGACGACGCCGGCTCGCAGATCGTCGCACCGGCCGACGCCGAGATCGCCGCCCACATCCTGCGGGTGGCCGAGACCACGACGGTGACCCAGCTGCCGCGCGGCGCCGTGGAGACCGCGCCCGAGTCGGTCGTCGACGCCTACGTGTCCGAGACCGCGGCGATCGCCGAGCGACCCGCGGCCCAGCCGCGCGTCGTGTACACCGCGATGCACGGGGTCGGCTGGGAGACCATGCGGCGCGTGCTCGAGACCGCGGGCTTCGACGTGCCCGCACTCGTCTCGGCGCAGATCGAGCCCGACGGCCGGTTCCCGACCGTGGCGTTCCCGAATCCCGAGGAGCCCGGCGCCATGGACCTCTCGTTCGCGGCCGCGCGCGAGGCCGGCGCCGACCTCGTGATCGCGAACGACCCCGACGCCGACCGGCTCGCGATCGCGATCCCCGATCCCGGTACCGAGGAGGGCTACCGCCGGCTCACGGGCAACGAGGTGGGGCTGCTGCTCGGCTGGCAGGTCGCCGAGCGGGCGGGTGCCGAGGGGGCGGGCGGCACGCTCGCGTGCTCGATCGTCTCCTCCCCGGGCCTCGAGGCCATCGCGCACGCCCACGGGCTGGGCTTCGCGTCGACGCTCACGGGCTTCAAGTGGATCTCGCGTGCGCCGGGGCTCCTGTTCGGCTTCGAGGAGGCGCTCGGCTACCTCGTGAACCCCGCGACGCTGCGCGACAAGGACGGCATCTCGGCCGGCGTCGCGTTCCTCTCGCTCGCCGCGCGGCTCGCGGCCGAGGGCCGCACGATCGCCGACCGCCTCGACGAGCTCGTCGAGCGGTTCGGCTGCTTCGCCTCCTCGCAGGTGTCGATCCGCGTGACCGACCTCTCCCGGATCGCCGCCGTGATGGCGCGCCTGCGCGCCGAGCCGCCCGCCGCGGTCGGCGGGGTGCGCGTCGACCGCATCGAGGACCTGGCGACCGGCGTCGACGGGCTGCCGCCCTCCGACGTGCTGCGGATCCGCCTCGACGGCGGCGCCCGCGTGATGGTGCGCCCGAGCGGCACCGAGCCCAAGCTGAAGGTCTACATCGACGCGGCCGCGACCCAGGGCTCGGTCGCCGAGCGCCGCGCCGCGGCATCCGACCTCGTCGCCCGCATCGAGTCGGGCATGCGCGAACTCGTCGCCTGA
- a CDS encoding purine-nucleoside phosphorylase, whose amino-acid sequence MQQQNPLDVPAADPFAIARDAAARIADLTGVERHDLALTLGSGWGAAAELIGETTHTIPATEVPGFSKPALEGHVGTLRSVLLPNGKRALVIGARTHYYEGHGVRRVVHSVRTAAATGATTMILTNGAGGIKQHWTPGTPVLISDHINLTADSPLEGATFVDLTDLYSARLRELARGIEPSLDEGVYVQFRGPHYETPAEVQMAKTIGGHIVGMSTALEAIAARQAGMEVLGMSLITNLAAGIQTTPLSHEEVIEAGRNAEATISDLLAKIVAAI is encoded by the coding sequence ATGCAGCAGCAGAACCCGCTCGACGTCCCCGCCGCCGACCCGTTCGCCATTGCCCGCGACGCCGCGGCGCGCATCGCCGACCTGACGGGCGTGGAGCGCCACGACCTCGCCCTCACGCTCGGCTCGGGGTGGGGCGCCGCCGCCGAGTTGATCGGCGAGACGACGCACACCATCCCGGCGACCGAGGTCCCGGGCTTCTCCAAGCCGGCGCTCGAGGGCCACGTGGGCACGCTGCGATCGGTCCTGCTGCCCAACGGCAAGCGCGCGCTCGTGATCGGCGCGCGCACGCACTACTACGAGGGCCACGGCGTGCGCCGGGTCGTGCACTCGGTGCGCACCGCGGCGGCCACGGGCGCCACGACGATGATCCTCACCAACGGCGCCGGCGGCATCAAGCAGCACTGGACGCCCGGCACCCCGGTCCTCATCAGCGACCACATCAACCTCACGGCCGACTCGCCCCTCGAGGGCGCGACCTTCGTCGACCTCACCGACCTGTACTCGGCGCGGCTGCGCGAGCTCGCGCGCGGCATCGAACCGTCGCTCGACGAGGGCGTGTACGTGCAGTTCCGGGGCCCGCACTACGAGACGCCCGCCGAGGTGCAGATGGCGAAGACCATCGGCGGCCACATCGTCGGCATGTCGACCGCCCTCGAGGCCATCGCGGCGCGCCAGGCGGGCATGGAGGTGCTCGGCATGTCGCTCATCACGAACCTCGCCGCGGGCATCCAGACCACGCCGCTCAGCCACGAGGAGGTCATCGAGGCCGGCCGCAACGCCGAGGCGACGATCTCCGACCTGCTCGCGAAGATCGTCGCGGCGATCTAG